The Oceanispirochaeta sp. M1 genome includes a window with the following:
- a CDS encoding uroporphyrinogen decarboxylase family protein: MRELKDYLDDIESRLDAEQEDNILDQWDQYVNGRWQEPYFMPRREKSKTRIEWPEININDCLESDEIMAIDQFATVSHNLSWGFGGLLSVRPNFGVGTLPSLFGAPPFIMPREMNTLPNVKELPGGIDAIKDVVGGDIPDLNGGHGAGVFRMAELYNDIYKQYPLISKYIRTDHPDCQGPMDVSELLWGSDIFLALYDNTDLVHSLLGKVSETYKAFLGKWFDLMPKKDSMNAFFGNGYLGAICIRDDSAMNLSPHMYKEFILPYDSALLKHFKGGAIHSCGRVDHFISFLAEIPDLHGFNLSQPEYNDMELVFQNTADRALPLIGLQEKAALAAHSGGRDLKGFVSLEQNSSV, from the coding sequence ATGAGAGAATTGAAAGACTATCTTGATGATATTGAGAGCAGACTGGATGCAGAGCAGGAAGATAATATTCTTGATCAGTGGGATCAGTATGTGAACGGCCGATGGCAGGAACCTTACTTTATGCCCCGGAGAGAAAAATCCAAAACCCGTATTGAATGGCCGGAAATCAATATCAACGACTGTCTGGAAAGTGATGAGATTATGGCTATCGATCAGTTTGCCACGGTCTCTCATAATCTTTCCTGGGGATTCGGTGGTCTTCTTTCAGTAAGGCCGAACTTCGGGGTGGGAACTCTTCCCTCCTTATTCGGTGCCCCTCCTTTTATCATGCCCAGAGAGATGAATACTCTGCCAAATGTAAAAGAGCTTCCCGGCGGTATTGATGCGATAAAAGATGTAGTCGGCGGAGACATTCCGGATCTGAACGGCGGTCATGGAGCAGGTGTTTTCCGTATGGCTGAACTCTATAATGATATCTATAAGCAGTATCCTCTTATCTCAAAATATATCAGAACAGATCATCCCGACTGTCAGGGCCCTATGGATGTGAGTGAACTTCTGTGGGGTAGTGATATCTTTCTGGCTCTATATGACAACACAGACCTTGTTCACTCTCTCCTTGGAAAAGTCAGTGAAACCTATAAGGCATTCCTGGGGAAATGGTTTGATCTGATGCCTAAAAAAGATTCGATGAATGCTTTCTTCGGAAATGGCTATCTCGGCGCAATCTGCATCCGGGATGACTCGGCAATGAACCTCAGCCCCCATATGTATAAAGAGTTTATCCTTCCTTATGACTCGGCACTATTGAAGCATTTCAAGGGAGGAGCCATACACTCCTGCGGTAGGGTGGATCATTTTATCTCCTTCCTTGCAGAGATTCCCGATCTCCATGGTTTTAACCTGTCACAGCCCGAATACAATGATATGGAACTTGTCTTTCAGAATACTGCTGATAGAGCTCTCCCCCTCATCGGTCTCCAGGAAAAAGCAGCCCTTGCAGCCCATTCCGGAGGACGGGATCTTAAAGGGTTTGTGTCTCTGGAACAGAACTCTTCAGTCTGA
- a CDS encoding AraC family transcriptional regulator, producing MEPAQEIFQKPFSLNSSISPPGFPAPWHWHEINEIYICETEKMHYLVGNILYEIYRGDILLFNSLDVHRALPPETENYARKMVLFQDTFLQNWNTTDYELFACFHHRKPDFCHYRSPNPEDYEKLLLLFNKGMEAIESNHPASQLKQQMILTEILIFLNEIYAVPVDRKDHLKDLSEEDFIQDVLLFIEQRIRDEITLPQLSREFGISVNSLNGKFKKITRMTVHQFIIQRRLQLACILLKQGKSVSDSAYDSGFGDLSHFIRCFKANIGTTPRSYALAYSV from the coding sequence ATGGAACCTGCTCAGGAGATTTTTCAAAAACCCTTCAGCCTCAACTCCTCCATCAGCCCTCCCGGTTTCCCGGCCCCATGGCACTGGCATGAAATCAATGAAATATATATCTGTGAAACAGAGAAGATGCACTATCTTGTTGGGAATATTCTCTATGAGATTTACAGGGGAGATATTCTCCTGTTCAACTCACTTGATGTTCACAGGGCCCTTCCTCCCGAAACCGAAAACTATGCCCGGAAAATGGTTCTCTTTCAGGATACTTTTCTACAGAACTGGAATACCACAGACTATGAGCTCTTTGCCTGTTTCCATCACAGGAAACCCGACTTCTGTCACTATAGAAGCCCGAATCCTGAGGATTATGAAAAACTACTCCTACTCTTTAACAAAGGGATGGAGGCAATAGAGTCAAATCATCCTGCCTCACAGCTGAAACAGCAGATGATTCTGACAGAAATACTGATCTTCCTAAATGAGATTTATGCCGTCCCTGTAGACAGAAAGGATCATCTGAAAGATTTATCGGAAGAGGATTTTATTCAGGATGTACTCTTATTTATAGAGCAGCGGATCAGGGACGAAATAACCCTGCCCCAGTTAAGCCGGGAGTTCGGAATATCCGTGAATTCCCTGAACGGCAAGTTTAAAAAAATAACCCGGATGACGGTTCATCAGTTTATCATTCAGCGACGGCTGCAGCTGGCATGCATCCTTCTAAAACAGGGGAAATCAGTGAGTGATTCCGCCTATGATTCAGGCTTTGGAGATCTATCCCACTTCATCCGCTGTTTTAAGGCCAATATAGGCACAACTCCCAGGAGCTATGCCCTTGCTTATTCCGTTTAA
- a CDS encoding sugar phosphate isomerase/epimerase, with protein MIIPGLCSISFRHLQAEEIIGLCSELKIPAIEWGGDIHVPHGDALRAAQLAELCDAAGIRCPSYGSYYRVGESEAGGLSFDDVLASADSLGVETIRVWAGSKNFTEYSAAELAAAVDDIRRIADMTEAAGMTLSFEYHENTLTHTPEAVLALDKAVNHPSVRFYWQPPHVFNDQACLNSLLDLGEKLTNIHIFQWKLTEFREPDKRIERRPLSEGVERWSHFFTALPGNENRYGFIEFVKGDDPEQLREDWNSFLEILERKIPV; from the coding sequence ATGATAATTCCCGGACTTTGTTCTATTTCATTCAGACATCTTCAGGCTGAAGAGATTATCGGGCTCTGCTCAGAGTTGAAAATACCTGCAATAGAGTGGGGCGGAGACATACATGTTCCTCATGGTGATGCATTGCGGGCTGCCCAACTGGCTGAGCTCTGTGATGCTGCCGGAATCAGATGTCCATCTTACGGCTCCTACTACCGGGTGGGAGAGAGTGAAGCAGGGGGCCTCTCCTTTGATGATGTCCTGGCATCAGCCGATTCTCTTGGAGTGGAAACCATAAGAGTCTGGGCCGGCAGTAAGAATTTTACAGAGTATTCTGCTGCCGAACTGGCTGCAGCCGTGGATGATATAAGACGTATCGCTGATATGACTGAAGCTGCCGGAATGACCCTCTCTTTTGAGTATCATGAAAATACTCTGACCCATACCCCCGAAGCAGTCCTGGCGCTGGATAAGGCTGTAAACCATCCTTCTGTCCGCTTCTACTGGCAGCCCCCCCATGTCTTTAACGACCAGGCATGCCTGAATTCTCTCCTGGATCTGGGAGAGAAGTTGACAAATATCCATATCTTTCAATGGAAGCTTACGGAATTTCGGGAGCCGGATAAAAGAATCGAGCGCCGTCCCCTCTCTGAAGGAGTTGAGCGATGGAGCCACTTTTTCACTGCCTTACCAGGGAATGAGAATCGCTATGGTTTTATAGAGTTTGTAAAAGGAGATGATCCTGAACAGCTGCGGGAAGACTGGAATTCATTTCTGGAAATTCTGGAACGAAAAATTCCCGTTTAA
- a CDS encoding hydroxyacid dehydrogenase, translating into MQFTSLIIMDPLHINDIFGPDQVSEIESMTTLLHPPMGRKEALARPDLLEKVNLLFSGWEGCCLDENFLKSAPELKAVFYGAGSLREIVTPDFWKTDIPITTAYSANAVPVAEFTFAQIILALKKAQYFTRLCRENQSWEKQHAEEKMIPACYGSTVGLVSLGMIGSLVLDFLQSLDVKIKVFDISRNEVLAAEKNFEYVSLEEIFESCDVVSLHTANLPATRKMISGELLASMKKGAAFINTARGAIVDEEAMIDVLINRPDLEAHLDVVYPEPPAEDNPLLSMANVYITPHIAGSQQKECRRMGQMAVDECRRFLAAEALVWTVTEKMMETMA; encoded by the coding sequence ATGCAGTTTACATCTTTAATAATTATGGACCCACTCCATATCAATGATATTTTCGGCCCCGACCAGGTTTCAGAAATAGAATCCATGACCACTCTACTTCATCCTCCCATGGGCAGGAAGGAAGCATTGGCTCGTCCCGATCTTCTGGAGAAGGTGAACCTTCTCTTTTCAGGCTGGGAAGGATGCTGTCTGGATGAGAATTTTCTAAAATCCGCCCCTGAACTTAAAGCCGTATTTTACGGAGCAGGTTCACTGAGAGAGATTGTAACCCCGGACTTCTGGAAAACAGATATTCCTATCACCACAGCCTACTCGGCCAATGCCGTTCCTGTTGCTGAATTTACATTTGCACAGATAATTCTGGCCTTAAAAAAAGCTCAGTACTTTACTCGTCTCTGTAGGGAGAATCAGAGCTGGGAAAAGCAACACGCCGAAGAAAAGATGATTCCCGCATGTTATGGATCTACAGTCGGGCTTGTTTCCCTGGGAATGATCGGTTCTCTGGTTCTGGATTTCCTTCAGAGCCTGGATGTTAAGATCAAGGTCTTTGATATTTCCCGGAATGAGGTTCTGGCAGCGGAGAAAAATTTTGAATATGTCTCTCTGGAAGAGATTTTTGAGAGCTGCGATGTCGTCTCTCTCCACACAGCGAATCTTCCTGCAACCAGGAAGATGATCAGCGGGGAACTTCTGGCCTCCATGAAGAAGGGGGCTGCTTTTATCAATACCGCCCGGGGGGCCATTGTGGATGAAGAGGCCATGATTGATGTCCTCATAAATCGTCCGGATCTCGAAGCTCATCTTGATGTTGTCTATCCCGAACCTCCTGCAGAGGATAATCCTCTGCTCTCTATGGCTAATGTATATATTACCCCTCATATTGCGGGTTCCCAGCAGAAAGAATGCAGACGAATGGGGCAGATGGCTGTTGATGAATGCAGACGATTTCTGGCAGCTGAAGCTCTTGTCTGGACTGTGACAGAAAAAATGATGGAGACCATGGCATGA